From the genome of Phoenix dactylifera cultivar Barhee BC4 chromosome 17, palm_55x_up_171113_PBpolish2nd_filt_p, whole genome shotgun sequence:
TTGATGAATTCCCAGAAGTCCACTTTTTTGGGGACAAAACATACAAGGTAAATTCTCAAATATTctcactttttctttgtgcatttTCTGCACTAAAAGCTTAAAGGAAAGATTGTACATAATGAATAATGAAATTCTAGGTGATAAAATATCATCATTGCTACACATGCAAGCTTGTTTTCTTATCAAACCTCCACTTAACCGAATCTTCTTAGTGGAAGATACACCATCATAACCATACAACCAACTTATAATCTTTCATGATTTTGATCCAACACTTCAGTTGACTGGCCCAGAAACCCTGATTTTCAATCAGGAGGGATGGATTTGAAACCATTGTAGGGAGTGGAGTTGTCTTTGTTTTAACTTGGATAAAACAAGCAGGAGTGGAGCTGTCTTTGTTTTAACTTGGATAAAACAGGCAGTAGCTGTACCACCAGTCCATGCAAAAAGCATGTTCTTGTCATTTGCCTCACTGGCTGTCTATTCTATATGCATGCATCCATGCTGGTGAATGCAAGGTGATTTTGAGGTTTGGGTCTATTGATTTTATTATACAAAAAATGCCCAAAGAATTACATTTTTGTTTGCTTATTAAATTTTGTTATAGCTTTTCACCTTGCATTTCAATGAAGACCTTGTCAAAAGAATGATTTGAAATCTGATTACTGTTTTTTGTGCTTAATTTTGGGCTTACTGTTTTGACTTGAATGGTTTCCAAGTTTGTAATATACTTGTGAGATCGTTTGGCTTTCACTGGTCTAATGAGCTTCATTTCTTTGTACAGGGAGGAAATGACTATGAGATTTATGTATCTGAACATACAGTGGGTCATTCAGGTAGGCTCTATCACTAGCTTGTAGGAGCATGTGTATGCGTTAGGATTACGTCTCTATCTAAGGTGCGGTATCTGGTTAGAGGTGATTCGTTCTTTGTATAATGCAAAACAGAACCACTCATGAAActtttcttagttttttttttttcccttttttttaaacttGGATAATTTCTTCTCTGTGGTATTAAGAATATGGGGCAGACTGATCTAGAAAAATAACTCATATTTTGTTAATTTTGACGCTTATCAGTTCAATCAATTAAGTCTTTCAGACAAACTTCAGCATATTGTTTGAGCATTGCTTGTGTCTTTGATGGGACAACTCTTCTCAGCTATCTTAAAACTATTGcagttcagtttttttttttttttgaagattcAATTGAAAATCAGTCAAAAAAAATGCTTCACTTACCAAGTATATACAGTACAATAGTTGGAGGTTTTGTGTAAACAAAAAGGGGAGCATCTTATTTCTTTGACTGGAAAGCACTTAAGTGCTTACTTGATAATTCCTTCCAATTTGATCCATACTTGAAGATTTATAGAATAAGTAATATCTAAATATTAGAGTGTATAATCTAAGTATCCTCTTTCCTTGCTTAAGTTGTTGTCCTTACGTTGGTTTGGTAGTTTCATCTTGTCGCTTCACCTTCACACATCTTAATTCAGCTCTCTCTGCTTTTTTCTTTGTTACATACAGTCCATGTATTTCTTTTGCTGATTCGATTTCACATAATTCCTTGTACAGTGACCAGCCCAGAGGATACAGCAGAGAAATGCAGATCACTTTTCCTGACAAAACAAAACGGGGATGCTTGAGCTTCTGTTGGCATACTGgatcattttaatttatttctttcttctgtcaATTTAGCAGAAAATAGAATGTGTTACAGTTCCTGGTTCATAAATTTGGTTTCTCTCTGGCTTTTACAATGTCTTATCTTTGCAATCAACAGCTTAGATGCCTATGTTATTTAATAAAGACAATAAAATAATGTTGGCGAATGCCTTTTCAttaactcctcctcctcctctttcttctgtGGGATGTGGATGGATTTTTGGTCCAGTGTGTAGATGTGCTAGATTGTTGTATTGCTAAACACTACCATTCATCGagcttcttttgttttttttttaaacttttagtGAAATTGATATCTAATGAATTGCATAGAAATATTAAAACCTGTATTAATAGGGTTGGAATGTCATTCCAAAAGGCATGATATTCTCAGCTAATTCAATTTCAAGTATGTTAGCatgactcttttttttctttttgtctggTCGAGGCACTGATACCTGATTCCCTTGAGGAAATGGTCTGTCTTCAGGGCTCTATGGAGTTAGCCCAGCTGAAGTTATTCTATATTTTGTAAGTTGTTCCTGTTAAGTTCTGAGAACAATTACAAGGAGTAATTTTTTAGGTCTTTATAAGATTCTGCAGATAATTCGTTTTTTACCAGAATTAGTAGTAACAAAACGTTATTAGGAAGTCCATCACATCATGGCATTTTCTCTACAGCTACCATGAACCTTAACAAGAATTCTCCTGAAATTATCTCTACCATCATATACCCTCATTGGCCAGTCattcatatgcatataataaCAGCATTCTTCGGAGCTGGGTGGAGCTACCGGATGCCATGTTTTCTCAGAGGGATAGCTTTGCTGAAAAGAATTAACAGACTCCAAAGAAAACGAAATGAAGTGAAATAAAGTTCAACAACTTTTTCTCGCCCCAGCAAATTGTGCTGGATTCCTCCTTTCTGTTATTCTATTTCATTAGCCCACAATTCACGGTCCGTTCTCCATTGGCAAAAATCTGTCAAAAATATAATTGTCTATTCAACCAGTTGAAAGAGCTGCTTTAGGTTCAGCAGCACATTTGCATGATCTCGAGCTATTTGCCAATTCCAATAACATGACACCCATGGGTAGGTGAGACAGCATACAAACTACAAGAGCCTACGAATTTCAGTAAATAATTAAGAAAAGCTTGCATGGAAGATAAACATGGTAGTAAGAAAGGGGACAGCAAATCACTATAAAGCTCTGGAAGGTTTAGTGAAAATTCAattaagaaagagaaaattACATTCTGTGTACACTTGGGTGGCACCAGCCACCTCTCAGCCCTTGCAGCATTCAGGAAATAGAATCTTAGAAGAAAACGCAAATGATGGCATTGTTCCTGAAGGATTCTTGCTAACAAACATCTTAATTGTCCTTTCATGTCAAAGCGAGTGAGACCTGTCCTTGCAGAGAAATCTAGATTGCTAGGGGCAAGTTCCGCAGGTCTTACTATCCAACTTATGAATCAATGTTCTTACAAACTATGACAACATAGTACTGGTAATGCAGGATATTAAATTCCTTTAATGTCAGAGCTTCTTCAGATATCTCCTGCACCATAAAGCTCACAAGCTGATTTTTGTATtgattatcttacaactcagaTGGGTCACAAGCTTTCTATAACACCTGGACTCAAGCTTCTAGAGCTTTGAGACTTCACATGGAAGTGCAAAGAGACCTTAATGTGGTATTACAGGAAGGAAAGGCCTGTGGTGGCTGCCAAAAGACCTAGTAAAATGAACCTGTGGGGAAGGCAGAACTTCAAAAGGAAATGACTGATACAGATAATCCTGAGAATTAAAACCTCTCACGTAACTGAGAAATTGCTCAAATTCCCTGGATGCTGTCATAGGAGCAGAAATGACAGAAGTCAGGACTGGAATTTGGCCAGAAGCACCATAGGATACAGGGGACTTTTCACTCACAGGACCAATATGTGAAACAAAGCTGCTGTTCTTAGGAAAAGAATCAAAAGCTTCAGGTTGCATAGCTCCTCGAGGACCTGGCCAATCCAGCACATGAGGGTTCCTTTGAGCAATGGCTGCAGAACTTGGATAAGTCGGCAAACGGATAATGCTTGGAGGCTGCCCTGGCTCTAAGTTGGTATTGACAGTAGGTGGAGGGCATCCTGCTACTCGAACAGCAAGCATCTTCCCCTCAATCCTGTATCCATGCATATTTCTCACTGCCTCAGCAGCAAAGGTAGGATCAGTATACCTAACAAAACCATATCCTTTACTTAAACCTGCTTTTTTGTCCTTGATTACCACTGCTTCACTGATGCGTCCGAAAGGTGAAAAAAGCTCTATTAGCTTATTAGTATTCACAGACCGGGGAAGATAACCCACGAATAGTTTAGATTCATCAATCTCTTTGAAGGGCTTGCCGCTAGATGCTGGTACAGAATGCGAAGCTGGGTTTGGCGTCCAGGGTACCGTGGAACTACTAACTGGTAGGCCATTAGAGAAGGAGATTCCATCACCTCCGAGCTCTGCAAGAAAGCTAACCTGATGCTCATTTGTCCGTGCCCCTGGGGCTGATCCTGTCAAAGGGCAAGCAGCAGTAAGATGTGCCACATCGCTACAGATATTGCACGACACATTGGTTTGGAATGCTGCCTTTTCATTTCTACTCGAACtgtcctctctgacttttccttTCAACTCAGCAAGCTCTCTTAGCTGAGCATGCTTGTGCTCATTCATTTCTTCTTCCACAGGAACCAGTAGCTTCTCCACCAACTGCACTGCAGCATCCAAAGACTGCTGGGTGTCGGCCTCAATGTAGACATGCAGGTCTTCATTCTCAGATGGGTCATATTTTGCATCCGTATGCTGCTGGACCTTTCTTCCCTTGGCTGAACCTTTACCTCGTACAAGAATCCTAGCTCCAGTCTCCTTCTCCATTCTCTTTTGTGTATGCCCGCGGGGACCGATTATAAGGCCAAGAAAGTTGTAGCCAGGGTATTCTTCTACTGGTATATACAGCTTCCTGTAGAGCTTCGCAGGCTTGTAATCCATAGGAGGTTTAAAAGTAGGATTCCTCTGAATTAACTCTGAAATGATCTTCTGCCTCTTCTCTATGAGCTTtgtaatcaacttttgatcatcAACAAGTTCTCGTGCCTTCAACTTCTGGTTTATTTCAAGAAGCTGAGCATTCAACTTCTGGATTTCCGGATCAATTAGAGTTTCAGTTAGAGGCCAATTGACAAAATCAGGAAGCTTTAGAGGACCCAGCATCTTTAACTGGCTGTCATCGATGACCcatctttttttcctcttcttagTAGCCATAACACCACCATCAAATGCTGCCCCATCAGCTTCTGACTTTGTATCCCATCTACGTGGTCTTTTCTTACCAGAGCTCCCTGAATTTTCCTGTTCTTTTGAACTGATTACCTCATCAATCAAGTTACTGGGCTTGTCCTGGGGATCAGTGCCACTAGGACTGGCATAAAACTCTGGCTTTGAGTCATGGTCCTGTTTCTGCCTCTTTTCTACTTGCTTTTCCAATCTATCTGCtgatcttcttttcttctcagaACTGGAGTGAGAAGAATTTAGCTGGTGTTTTTCATTATTGCTGCAATCATTAGGTGATGAATGTTCCTCACCAGGTTCATTGTATAATGCCTCACTTGGTTCTGATTCAGTGGGCTTGCCATCACAGGTTTCCCTCTCAGTATATTCTTCTTCACCAGGTTCCTCCTCCTGGTTAAGTTCTTCTTCACAAGGTTTCTCTTCTTCATTTGGTTCTTCCTTATGTGGCTCTTCATCTGGttcttcttcacaaaattcTTCTTCAGACAGGTTGTCTTCCTCGCCAGGCTCCTGATTCTCAACATCAGCATGTTCATCATCACAGCCAATTTCGATGGGAGAGTTCTGATCAACTGAAACTCTCTGCTTCCCCATATTTTTGCTGTTTGCAAAATTAGCAGCAGTCATTAGCACGCGAGTAGATTACAACATGCACAACTATTTTGTTATCAAATGCAAAATAAATCATCAACCATGACAAGTTgttaaacacacacacacaaagagagagcgagagagagatgaTGGACTTAAAACACAGGCACAAAAGATATAAACAAATAATAGATTATATTAATTATGTTATCATAGGGCTTTTCATGAATGCTTTGATCCACCGATTTTTCCAGAGATAAACGTTGTCAATTCTAAAGCCTTCAGCCAGCCATTATATGCTATTCTTCCAAATGCTACATTGCCAATTTTTCTTTCTATATTAGCTATTTTTGGAccaatctcatcttcaaaaggGAATTCGAGGTTACAAGTGACACCACTTTGTCACAgttattgggaaaaagaaaactcAGAAGATTAATGGCTCTCTTTTAAGAGGAGGGGGAAAATATATATAACCATCAAAAACTCAATCCCGAGGCATCAATGTAATCTAAGATACCAATAGATAAAGACGGCTTTCAAGAATAGTTGATGAAACTTTAGCATTTCTTGATTCATCGGTATTTGCAAAATTTCTCTATCTATCGATGTCAAACCTTGAGGTGGACGAGAATAATGAGGACCAAACCCCCATAACTAAGCTAAACCGGGAGTTGCTCGAATAAAAAATTTAGCcgataaagaaaagataaatctgtagcacacacacacaaaaaaaagaaaagataaatcgAAAAAAACCCCGCTACATTGTGGTATTCTTAGAACAATTGAAATCTTTCCGAGAAATTTCGAGGCTTTATCTCCCAAACTCCGTTTATTTAAGGAGAAGTAAGATCCACATATGACTACAATCCAAGAACCCTAAGTTGAGAAATTTATATTCGGGGAAAGATGGATTCAAGAAGATAGACTCAAAACCCTAAAAGGAGAGCTGTACCTGGAATCTTTCCCATTAACCCTAGAGGCCAAGAAATAAACAGAGGAAAAACGAAAGAAAGAACTCAGGGTTCCGAAGGAATCCAACCTGTTCGAGTTCCAGGAGAGAATGGAGAACGAAGCCCTGATGGCGTGTCAATGGAGGTGTCTCTCCGGAGAAATGGAGcgggtcgtcgtcgtcgtcgtcgtcgccgtcgccgtcgtcgtcgtcgtcgtcgtcgtcgaagCTCTCAGGAGAATAAAGCCAAGATGAACAGAATTACGACAAAGTCCTCAGATCTCGAAATCATTTGCAAGAAGTACCGCGCGAGCAACggaagaaaaagca
Proteins encoded in this window:
- the LOC103719402 gene encoding splicing factor-like protein 1, with translation MGKQRVSVDQNSPIEIGCDDEHADVENQEPGEEDNLSEEEFCEEEPDEEPHKEEPNEEEKPCEEELNQEEEPGEEEYTERETCDGKPTESEPSEALYNEPGEEHSSPNDCSNNEKHQLNSSHSSSEKKRRSADRLEKQVEKRQKQDHDSKPEFYASPSGTDPQDKPSNLIDEVISSKEQENSGSSGKKRPRRWDTKSEADGAAFDGGVMATKKRKKRWVIDDSQLKMLGPLKLPDFVNWPLTETLIDPEIQKLNAQLLEINQKLKARELVDDQKLITKLIEKRQKIISELIQRNPTFKPPMDYKPAKLYRKLYIPVEEYPGYNFLGLIIGPRGHTQKRMEKETGARILVRGKGSAKGRKVQQHTDAKYDPSENEDLHVYIEADTQQSLDAAVQLVEKLLVPVEEEMNEHKHAQLRELAELKGKVREDSSSRNEKAAFQTNVSCNICSDVAHLTAACPLTGSAPGARTNEHQVSFLAELGGDGISFSNGLPVSSSTVPWTPNPASHSVPASSGKPFKEIDESKLFVGYLPRSVNTNKLIELFSPFGRISEAVVIKDKKAGLSKGYGFVRYTDPTFAAEAVRNMHGYRIEGKMLAVRVAGCPPPTVNTNLEPGQPPSIIRLPTYPSSAAIAQRNPHVLDWPGPRGAMQPEAFDSFPKNSSFVSHIGPVSEKSPVSYGASGQIPVLTSVISAPMTASREFEQFLSYVRGFNSQDYLYQSFPFEVLPSPQVHFTRSFGSHHRPFLPVIPH